In the genome of Mogibacterium neglectum, the window CACCGGCAGATATTGAGAATCTGGTCAACGAAGCTGCGCTTTTAACCGCTAGACGTAATGGTACTAAGATTAGAATGGATGAAATTGAGGAGGCTACTACTAAGGTAATGGCCGGACCTGCAAAGAAATCTAGAGTGATTTCGGAGGGAGAGCGTAAGCTCACTGCGTACCACGAAGCTGGACATGCAATAGTTATGAAGGCTATCCCTAATTCCGACCCAGTTCATCAAATTACTATCATACCTAGAGGTATGGCTGGTGGATTCACGATGTCGCTTCCTGAAGACGAAAAGTTCTTCATGACAAAAGGTGACATGGTTAATATGATTAAGCATCTCCTAGGCGGTAGAGTTGCAGAAGAGCTTAAGCTTGATGACATTAGCACTGGTGCAAGTAATGACCTTGAGCGTGCAACAGGTATAGCTAGACAGATGATTACAAAGTATGGATTTAGTTCAAAGCTCGGTCCGGTGAGCTTTAGTTCAAGCGACGAAGTTTTCCTTGGGAAGGATTTTTCAACAAGACAGAATTACTCTGAGGAAACAGCTTCAGAAATCGATGCTGAGATTAAACACATACTTGAGAGCTGCTACGAAGCTACCACTAATATTCTTAAGGAGAATGACGAAGCGTTCGAAAGAGTTGCGCAGGCACTTCTACTCATCGAGACACTAGATGGAGAACAGTTTAATGATCTCTATGAAGGCAAAATCACACCAGAAGAACTTGCTGAGAATGTAAAAGCTCGTGACGAAGAGATTGAAGAGTTAAATAAGGCTGAGGCAAAAGAAAGCGAAAGACTCGAGGAGGAGAGACGCCAGGAAGCAGAGGAGAGATTAAAGGAGCTACAGTCTGTTATCGTGGGCGATTTAAAGTTTGAAGACTCAACTTTTGCAGAAGAAAACAAGCTTGCAGATAAGCAAGCTTCGGAAAAGCCAGCCGAAGAACAGAATACAAAGTCTAACGAAGGATGGCCGGAGACTGAAGCAGAATCGAAAGACCCTAGTGTTAAAGAAGATTTAGGTATAGATGCGGATGTAAAGACGGAATCAGAGCCTGAATCAAAAGACGAAACTAAGAATGATACGGAATCGTACAAAGAGTAAAAGAGTATTAGACTCTGAGTCAAAGAAATTGAAGGAGCAACAAAATGAGGATAACTGTAGAAGATTGCCTTAATCTAGATGCGTTCAAAGGAAGCACCGTAATTTCCTGCAAGAGAAAGATGGATAGAAGAGTGCGAACTATCTCGGTTTTCGATGAAATCGATTACGATAAGGGGATTGAGCGTAACGGAGTAAAAGAACAGATGGTCCTTACTCATTTCTGGAATTGCAAGGATGATATTGATGCGCAGTGCCGAATTGTCGTTGGTTTTGGTAAAAAGGCAATCGCTACACTGGTAATATTCCTACATGAGGAGGGTGTTAGAGCTATAGACCAAAAGGTGATAAAGACAGCTGAGGAAAATGGTCTTCTGATTATCGTCATTCCAGATGATAAAGAGACTACTTATGCTGTGCTTATGGAGCAGGTGCTTGATAAAATCTTGTACGGGCACAACTACAGTGACAACATTTTAAACAACACAATTTATCATCTTCTTAACTTTGAAAAGCATAGAAACTTCCAGAGTGCACTTAAGGAAGCGGCTATAAATAACGACTATCAGGCTATCTTGATGACCTCAGAGTTTAATCCAATCCTCACGATTGAAACTCGTCACGAAGAGACTATTGATAATGCTATAGTTCAGGCCAAGAAAATGGATGTGTCACACTCTACTATGTTCACTCAGGTCAATATAAATGATGTGATCACTTACTGGGGCACTATAGATATAAATAACGAGAAGCATATTCTGATGATTGTTGACAATGAGGATAACTATTCTGCTACGGAAATCAAAAAGCTAGCAGAGATTATCGAGCTTGCGATGGGTATGTGGAAGTACACCCCTGAGAGAGATTCAAGAGCTGAATTTATCAAGTCAGCTATAAGAGGGGATTTGACATTCTGCTATACTCTAATTGATGAGGCGGGACTCAAAGGCAAGCAGTTTGTCAGTGTATTCTATGCGAATGGGATAAACAACAGAGCCTCTCAGGATATTCTCGAGAGATATAAATCC includes:
- the ftsH gene encoding ATP-dependent zinc metalloprotease FtsH; protein product: MKRFTKNFAIYLVIFVVVLGVAFFYKGADGARKTAEVKFSTFATHLEKGKYKTINITDRKMTATLKNGNKEYAYAPSVVEISWLENSYVFPQVKTGKLKLSSDPPQSSVNFFSLLPTIIMVVALGFLFYFMMSQGGNNKAFQFGKNRAKLYKENGKNIRFADVAGLKEEKEELEEIVDFLKNPSKYSNLGARIPKGVLLVGNPGTGKTYISRATAGEAGVPFFTISGSDFVEMFVGVGASRVRDLFDQAKKNAPCIIFIDEIDAVGRKRGAGLGGGNDEREQTLNQLLVEMDGFDGNSGIIILAATNRPDVLDPALLRPGRFDRQIVIGMPDVKAREEIFKVHTKNKPLADDVTIEILARRTPGFSPADIENLVNEAALLTARRNGTKIRMDEIEEATTKVMAGPAKKSRVISEGERKLTAYHEAGHAIVMKAIPNSDPVHQITIIPRGMAGGFTMSLPEDEKFFMTKGDMVNMIKHLLGGRVAEELKLDDISTGASNDLERATGIARQMITKYGFSSKLGPVSFSSSDEVFLGKDFSTRQNYSEETASEIDAEIKHILESCYEATTNILKENDEAFERVAQALLLIETLDGEQFNDLYEGKITPEELAENVKARDEEIEELNKAEAKESERLEEERRQEAEERLKELQSVIVGDLKFEDSTFAEENKLADKQASEKPAEEQNTKSNEGWPETEAESKDPSVKEDLGIDADVKTESEPESKDETKNDTESYKE
- a CDS encoding PucR family transcriptional regulator, whose product is MRITVEDCLNLDAFKGSTVISCKRKMDRRVRTISVFDEIDYDKGIERNGVKEQMVLTHFWNCKDDIDAQCRIVVGFGKKAIATLVIFLHEEGVRAIDQKVIKTAEENGLLIIVIPDDKETTYAVLMEQVLDKILYGHNYSDNILNNTIYHLLNFEKHRNFQSALKEAAINNDYQAILMTSEFNPILTIETRHEETIDNAIVQAKKMDVSHSTMFTQVNINDVITYWGTIDINNEKHILMIVDNEDNYSATEIKKLAEIIELAMGMWKYTPERDSRAEFIKSAIRGDLTFCYTLIDEAGLKGKQFVSVFYANGINNRASQDILERYKSDKGFGILPLIEGNEFYGMIYADAGEEKGVQLKNDCLRMYDDLKEGRKDVRIFHSTGIEELDSAVDGFKMINETWNNVESVFPYKRVFTKYEMSMVCNCINIQMQSSVLKKIYLDLLEPFEREVSLNKGRLLLETLETFVLDAGMNSNKTAEFMNIHNNTVQYRLKRINEILGAELTGNRIIPGLTMALALRRMEDH